One genomic segment of Planctomycetaceae bacterium includes these proteins:
- the tssG gene encoding type VI secretion system baseplate subunit TssG, with amino-acid sequence MDGSSGRKAPDLIDELFSHPHQFGFFQAVRLLERAAVESAGARPPARIGGDGPVSDEIIRFRAIPSLSFPPGEISSLKQIEPDHRFRRGELMVAFMGLTGPSGVLPQHYTSLLIERCHVRHKDHTLREFFDLFNHRAISLYYRAWEKYRFPILYERQETEGTVDEDLFTSCLLSLTGLGIRAVQDRMRVHDHVTLLFGGLFANQTRSAKSLEQIILSYFSIPAEVIQFFGQWLYLPVEAQTKMPSANDRLGRNLALGQNAVAGSRVWDVQSRVRIRLGPLPWATFIQLMPDGKFLPGIAALIRFYVGPTLDFDVQLVLRASDVPACQLGGEGSQAPRLGWTTWMGSKRRTQDADDAVFAFTQ; translated from the coding sequence GGCTGCTGGAACGCGCGGCGGTGGAATCTGCGGGCGCCCGTCCTCCGGCTCGCATCGGCGGTGACGGACCGGTCTCTGACGAAATCATACGGTTTCGCGCAATTCCGTCGTTGTCTTTTCCACCGGGAGAAATCTCTTCCCTGAAACAGATCGAACCGGACCACCGTTTTCGTCGCGGCGAATTGATGGTCGCGTTCATGGGCCTGACGGGGCCCTCCGGCGTTCTGCCGCAGCACTATACATCGCTGTTAATCGAACGCTGCCACGTTCGCCACAAGGACCATACGCTGCGAGAGTTCTTTGACCTGTTCAACCACAGGGCAATCTCACTCTACTATCGGGCATGGGAAAAGTACCGGTTTCCGATTCTCTACGAGCGGCAGGAAACGGAAGGCACCGTCGATGAGGATCTGTTTACATCCTGCCTGCTGAGCCTGACCGGGCTGGGAATCCGAGCCGTGCAGGATCGAATGCGTGTCCACGACCACGTGACGCTGCTGTTCGGCGGACTGTTCGCAAACCAGACTCGGTCCGCCAAGTCGCTGGAACAGATCATTCTCAGCTACTTTTCCATCCCGGCGGAAGTCATTCAGTTTTTCGGACAGTGGTTGTACCTGCCCGTGGAAGCTCAGACAAAAATGCCGTCGGCCAATGATCGCCTGGGCCGTAATCTGGCGCTGGGACAGAATGCTGTTGCCGGATCGCGCGTGTGGGACGTACAAAGTCGCGTGCGGATTCGTCTTGGGCCGCTGCCGTGGGCCACGTTCATTCAGTTGATGCCTGACGGTAAGTTCCTGCCTGGAATTGCGGCGCTGATTCGTTTCTACGTCGGCCCGACACTGGATTTTGATGTGCAACTGGTGCTTCGGGCATCCGATGTGCCGGCCTGCCAGCTTGGCGGTGAAGGTTCACAGGCACCGCGTCTGGGCTGGACAACCTGGATGGGAAGCAAACGCCGGACGCAGGACGCGGACGATGCGGTGTTCGCATTTACGCAATAG
- a CDS encoding sugar nucleotide-binding protein, which produces MIVILGGSGFVGTAFQRFLKQSGQEFAVVSRRDINYGDPEELIAYLNRQSVSFLINAAGYTGRPNVDACELHKAECLSGNAVLPGIIREACEHADIPWGHVSSGCIYTGTRPDGNGFTEQDAPNFDFRHNNCSFYSGCKSLGEEVLQGARRCYIWRLRIPFDELDSPRNYISKMIRYDRLLNATNSLSHLGEFVAACMACWTKGVEYGTYNLTNPGFVTTKDVVALIQKHGLSDREFRFFDSEDEFMRQAATTPRSNCVLDCSKAIAAGLPLSPVQEALEKSMRHWVTG; this is translated from the coding sequence GTGATAGTCATTCTCGGTGGGTCAGGTTTTGTCGGAACCGCGTTTCAGCGATTTCTGAAACAGTCCGGTCAGGAATTTGCCGTCGTTTCGCGGCGTGACATCAACTACGGCGATCCGGAGGAATTGATTGCGTACCTCAACCGTCAATCTGTCTCGTTTCTAATCAACGCCGCTGGCTACACCGGTCGGCCGAACGTTGACGCGTGCGAACTTCACAAAGCCGAGTGCCTGAGCGGAAACGCCGTTCTTCCGGGGATCATCCGTGAAGCCTGCGAACACGCCGATATTCCCTGGGGGCATGTTTCCTCCGGATGTATTTACACAGGTACCAGACCGGACGGAAACGGGTTTACGGAGCAGGACGCTCCGAATTTCGACTTCCGCCACAACAACTGCAGCTTCTATTCGGGGTGCAAGTCTCTGGGGGAAGAAGTCCTGCAGGGTGCCCGCCGCTGTTACATCTGGCGGCTGAGAATTCCGTTCGACGAACTCGACTCACCCCGCAATTACATCAGCAAGATGATCCGATACGATCGATTGCTGAACGCGACGAACAGTCTGAGCCATCTGGGTGAATTCGTTGCGGCGTGCATGGCCTGCTGGACGAAGGGCGTGGAATACGGCACCTACAATCTGACGAATCCCGGGTTCGTCACGACGAAGGATGTGGTGGCCCTGATTCAAAAGCACGGGCTGAGCGATCGGGAGTTTCGATTTTTCGATTCGGAAGACGAATTCATGCGCCAGGCCGCCACGACACCGCGATCGAACTGCGTGCTGGACTGCAGCAAGGCAATCGCCGCAGGACTGCCACTGAGCCCGGTCCAGGAGGCTCTTGAAAAATCGATGCGGCATTGGGTCACGGGTTGA
- a CDS encoding transcription termination/antitermination NusG family protein, giving the protein MPILGHEPDLFPETLLEEGLPAVSDVSWYAMYTLSRREKDLMRRLKAQNIAYYGPMAPTRKRSPAGRVRVSYLPLFTGYVFVCGTPVDRYNAVATGCISKCLDVLDPDELREDLKQIRLLIEKGGDVRPEPKPMVGRPARVISGPMMGAEGTVSQVLSRHRLTVLVTFMQQGASVTVDEADLEFLD; this is encoded by the coding sequence ATGCCCATTCTTGGCCATGAACCCGATCTGTTTCCGGAAACCCTGCTTGAGGAGGGACTTCCGGCAGTCTCAGACGTCAGTTGGTACGCCATGTACACGCTGTCACGGCGTGAAAAAGACCTGATGAGACGTCTGAAAGCGCAGAATATCGCGTACTACGGTCCGATGGCACCGACTCGCAAACGATCACCCGCCGGACGTGTTCGTGTCAGTTACCTGCCACTGTTCACCGGGTACGTATTCGTCTGCGGCACTCCGGTGGATCGCTACAACGCCGTCGCGACTGGCTGCATTTCAAAATGTCTCGACGTGCTGGATCCCGACGAGTTGCGGGAGGATCTGAAGCAGATTCGGCTGCTCATCGAGAAGGGCGGGGATGTACGCCCGGAACCCAAGCCGATGGTCGGCCGGCCGGCTCGTGTGATCTCCGGCCCGATGATGGGTGCCGAGGGAACGGTCAGCCAGGTTCTGTCACGGCACCGGCTGACGGTGCTGGTAACATTCATGCAGCAGGGCGCGTCGGTCACCGTTGATGAAGCCGACCTTGAATTTCTTGACTGA